One region of Polaribacter pectinis genomic DNA includes:
- the rnpA gene encoding ribonuclease P protein component: MMKNTLGKQERLKSRKLIEKLYQEGNSVKTFPLRMMYIQTTHTSDFPCQVGVSVPKRNFKLAVHRNRIKRLMRETYRLQKQIVYNNLDEPYVFMISYLGREEWTYEELYKKMEKLLTLFINEVKNKKDEAI, from the coding sequence ATGATGAAAAATACATTAGGCAAACAAGAGCGTTTAAAGAGTAGAAAATTGATAGAAAAACTCTACCAAGAAGGAAACTCTGTAAAAACTTTTCCTTTAAGAATGATGTATATTCAAACAACTCATACATCAGATTTTCCTTGTCAAGTTGGTGTTTCTGTACCAAAAAGGAATTTTAAATTGGCTGTCCATAGAAATCGAATTAAAAGATTAATGAGAGAAACGTATCGTTTGCAAAAACAAATTGTTTACAATAATTTAGACGAACCTTATGTTTTTATGATTTCGTATCTTGGGAGAGAAGAATGGACTTATGAAGAGTTGTATAAAAAAATGGAGAAACTATTAACGTTGTTTATCAACGAAGTGAAAAATAAGAAAGATGAAGCGATTTAA
- a CDS encoding DUF6252 family protein codes for MKKTIYLSILVLFFITSCEESGINFPTDNTQQLESGFSVNIDGVLFSTDKVDFTSDGVDIFINASKPETNEIFTLKTNNFSLGNFSFEGADNIASYVKNDPVSADVWSTINATSSKGNIEFTSIDNVNNTVSGVFNFTGKNLVNGSEKEFVSGVFTNVAKSVLPPSDNKFFAKVDGNEYKTISLFGSFVTVGKQELIMISANKSLSETIGFSINSDITVGEYDFGSFITQTYPTGQYSVGGTTYVADGKMNIKTHDTANKTISGTFAFDASPVISNTVVHKITEGEFTISY; via the coding sequence ATGAAAAAGACTATTTATTTATCAATTTTAGTATTATTTTTTATTACATCTTGTGAAGAAAGTGGAATAAACTTTCCAACAGATAATACTCAACAACTAGAAAGTGGCTTTTCAGTAAATATTGATGGTGTTCTTTTTTCTACTGATAAAGTAGATTTTACATCAGATGGTGTAGATATTTTTATTAATGCATCAAAGCCAGAAACAAACGAAATTTTTACTTTAAAGACCAATAATTTTAGCCTTGGAAATTTTAGTTTTGAAGGTGCAGATAATATTGCTTCTTATGTTAAAAATGATCCTGTATCAGCAGATGTTTGGTCTACAATTAATGCAACTTCTAGTAAAGGAAATATTGAGTTTACGAGCATAGATAATGTAAATAATACAGTTTCTGGGGTTTTTAATTTTACTGGAAAAAATTTAGTTAATGGAAGTGAAAAAGAGTTTGTTAGTGGTGTTTTTACAAATGTAGCTAAAAGTGTTTTGCCTCCATCCGATAACAAGTTTTTTGCAAAAGTAGATGGAAATGAATACAAAACAATTAGTCTTTTTGGGAGTTTCGTTACAGTAGGTAAGCAAGAATTAATTATGATTAGTGCTAATAAAAGTCTTTCTGAAACCATTGGTTTTTCTATAAATTCTGATATTACAGTGGGAGAATATGATTTTGGAAGTTTTATTACGCAAACCTACCCAACTGGACAATATTCTGTTGGTGGAACTACTTACGTTGCAGATGGTAAAATGAATATTAAAACTCATGACACCGCAAATAAAACTATTTCTGGAACTTTTGCCTTTGATGCAAGCCCAGTAATAAGCAATACTGTTGTTCACAAAATTACTGAAGGAGAATTTACTATTTCTTATTAA
- the rfbB gene encoding dTDP-glucose 4,6-dehydratase produces the protein MQRILITGGAGFIGSNFIPYFLENNKEIAVVNLDILTYAGDLSNLKEVEDKPRYTFVKGDICDRSLIEELFQKYNFTGVIHFAAESHVDNSIKNPDAFVRTNVFGTFNLLDVAKNYWMNSPNKFKEGFENARFHHISTDEVYGTLGETGLFTEDTSYAPNSPYSASKASSDFMVRSYFHTYGMNVVTTNCSNNYGPKQHNEKLIPTIIRKALSGENIPIYGDGKNIRDWLFALDHCKGIELVYKNGKLGETYNIGGKNERNNLYIADKICAILDEIHPKEKSYKEQVSFVKDRPGHDFRYAIDASKIENELGWKAEENFESGIKKTIEWYLKKYQ, from the coding sequence ATGCAAAGAATACTTATTACTGGTGGAGCAGGATTTATTGGATCTAATTTTATTCCTTATTTTTTAGAGAATAATAAAGAAATAGCTGTTGTAAATTTAGATATATTAACTTATGCAGGAGATTTGTCTAATTTAAAAGAAGTAGAAGACAAACCAAGATATACATTTGTAAAGGGAGATATTTGCGATAGAAGTTTAATTGAGGAACTATTTCAAAAATATAATTTTACAGGAGTAATTCATTTTGCAGCAGAATCTCATGTAGATAATTCTATTAAAAATCCAGACGCTTTTGTGAGAACAAATGTTTTTGGAACATTTAATTTATTAGATGTCGCTAAAAATTATTGGATGAACTCACCTAATAAATTTAAAGAAGGATTCGAAAATGCAAGATTTCATCATATTTCAACAGACGAAGTTTATGGTACTTTAGGAGAAACAGGTTTGTTTACAGAAGATACATCGTATGCACCAAATAGTCCTTATAGCGCATCAAAAGCGTCCTCAGATTTTATGGTGAGAAGTTATTTTCATACCTACGGAATGAATGTAGTAACTACAAATTGCTCTAATAATTATGGTCCAAAACAACATAATGAAAAATTAATCCCAACGATTATTAGAAAAGCACTTTCTGGAGAAAATATACCAATTTACGGTGATGGAAAAAATATTAGAGATTGGTTATTCGCTTTAGATCACTGTAAAGGAATAGAGTTAGTTTACAAAAATGGTAAATTAGGAGAAACTTACAATATTGGCGGTAAGAACGAGCGTAACAATTTATATATAGCAGATAAAATTTGTGCTATTTTAGACGAAATTCACCCTAAAGAAAAATCATATAAAGAACAAGTAAGTTTTGTAAAAGACAGACCAGGACATGATTTTAGATATGCAATAGATGCTTCTAAAATAGAAAATGAATTGGGTTGGAAAGCAGAAGAAAACTTTGAGTCTGGTATAAAAAAAACAATTGAATGGTATTTAAAAAAGTATCAATAA
- a CDS encoding S41 family peptidase, translated as MKRFNFKKKTLVILLTATIMLSFSFKSKFFEVAKQIEIYNTLFKELNMYYVDEINPAELTNKAIKNTLKDLDPYTNFYNEQDVEDARIRRAGEYGGIGVTVFYTKKGIQISEIYKGFSADKADLKPGDIIISVDGQSIKNMERDQLSMYLKGTPNSKFSIEVERQGNIIKKEVIRDKVVVNPVPFAEMIDEETGYITLTRFNEKASSEVKKAYRKLKKEGMKKLVFDLRYNPGGSLLESINISNFFLPKGKTIVTTKAKIKKWSNTYRTTNEPLDLEIPIVVLVNGRSASASEIVSGSLQDYDRAVIMGERSFGKGLVQRYRELTYGTQLKLTISKYYTPSGRCIQELDYENRDRKTGKVPKFSDKGINTFKTENGRTVYDGGGVLPDVKIEVSKRTEATKKLLSTRAIFNFATNYFYNNPKIEDVENYNFTSSDFKQFTDYLKRDTTFVTEQESLFKKAYLSSKNKNISNEYQKIREKLFEDKIDEISKNEDILNELIKTEILERYFYKEGVYKHNLKNDSTIKDAVKLLKNESKYNQILSGK; from the coding sequence ATGAAGCGATTTAATTTTAAGAAAAAAACTTTAGTAATTCTGCTAACGGCAACTATTATGTTATCGTTTTCATTCAAATCTAAATTTTTTGAAGTTGCAAAACAGATAGAAATTTACAATACGTTGTTTAAGGAATTAAACATGTATTATGTAGATGAAATAAACCCTGCAGAACTTACTAATAAAGCAATTAAAAACACACTAAAAGACTTAGATCCTTACACAAATTTTTATAATGAGCAAGATGTAGAAGATGCTAGAATTAGAAGAGCAGGAGAATATGGTGGAATTGGAGTAACCGTGTTTTATACCAAAAAAGGAATTCAAATTAGCGAAATTTATAAAGGATTTTCTGCAGATAAAGCAGATTTAAAACCTGGAGATATTATTATTTCTGTAGATGGGCAATCTATAAAAAATATGGAAAGAGATCAGCTTTCTATGTATTTAAAAGGTACACCTAACAGTAAATTTTCTATTGAAGTAGAAAGACAAGGTAACATTATAAAAAAGGAAGTTATAAGAGATAAAGTTGTTGTAAATCCTGTGCCATTTGCAGAAATGATAGATGAAGAAACTGGTTATATAACGTTAACGCGTTTTAATGAAAAAGCTTCGTCTGAAGTAAAAAAAGCATATAGAAAATTAAAAAAAGAAGGAATGAAAAAGTTGGTTTTCGACCTTCGTTACAATCCTGGAGGTTCTTTGTTAGAATCTATTAATATTTCTAATTTCTTTTTACCAAAAGGAAAAACAATTGTTACTACAAAAGCAAAAATTAAAAAATGGAGTAACACTTACAGAACTACAAATGAACCTTTAGATTTAGAAATTCCTATTGTAGTTTTAGTAAATGGACGTTCTGCTTCAGCATCAGAAATTGTAAGTGGTTCTTTGCAGGATTATGATAGAGCTGTAATTATGGGCGAACGTTCTTTTGGAAAAGGATTGGTACAACGTTATAGAGAATTAACTTACGGAACACAATTAAAACTAACTATTTCTAAATATTACACACCTAGTGGAAGATGTATTCAAGAGTTAGATTATGAGAATAGAGACCGAAAAACAGGTAAAGTTCCTAAATTTTCGGACAAAGGAATAAATACTTTTAAAACCGAAAACGGAAGAACTGTTTATGATGGTGGAGGTGTTTTGCCAGATGTTAAAATAGAAGTATCTAAAAGAACCGAAGCAACAAAAAAATTACTTTCTACAAGAGCTATTTTTAATTTTGCTACCAATTATTTTTACAACAATCCAAAAATAGAAGATGTTGAAAATTATAATTTTACATCATCAGATTTTAAACAGTTTACAGATTACTTAAAAAGAGATACAACCTTTGTTACAGAGCAAGAAAGTTTGTTTAAAAAAGCTTATTTGTCTTCAAAAAACAAGAACATTTCTAATGAATATCAAAAAATAAGAGAAAAATTATTTGAAGATAAAATCGATGAAATTTCTAAAAACGAAGACATTCTAAATGAATTAATTAAAACTGAAATTTTAGAAAGATATTTTTACAAAGAAGGTGTATATAAACACAACTTAAAAAACGATTCTACAATAAAAGACGCTGTAAAATTATTGAAAAATGAATCTAAATATAATCAGATTTTATCAGGTAAATAA
- a CDS encoding acyl-CoA dehydrogenase family protein, whose protein sequence is MKPDLFQAPDYYNLDDLLTEEHKLVREAARDWVKRDVSPIIEEYAQRAEFPKQIIGGLSEIGAFGPYIPEEYGGAGLDQISYGLIMQEIERGDSGVRSTASVQSSLVMYPIFKYGNEEQRKKYLPKLASGEWMGCFGLTEPNHGSNPAGMETKFKDMGDYYLLNGAKMWISNAPFAHVAVVWAKNEEGRIHGLIVERGMEGFSTPETYNKWSLRASSTGELIFDNVKVPKENLLPNKSGLGAPLGCLDSARFGIAWGAIGAAMDCYDTALRYCKEREQFGKPIGQFQLQQKKLAEMITEITKAQLLAWRLGTLRNEGKATSAQISMAKRNNVEMAIKIAREARQMLGGMGISGEYSIMRHSMNLESVITYEGTHDIHLLITGLDVTGLNAFK, encoded by the coding sequence ATGAAACCAGACTTATTTCAAGCACCAGATTATTATAATTTAGATGATTTATTAACGGAAGAACACAAATTAGTTAGAGAAGCTGCTCGTGATTGGGTAAAAAGAGATGTTTCACCTATTATTGAAGAGTATGCTCAAAGAGCAGAATTTCCGAAACAAATTATTGGTGGTTTATCAGAAATTGGTGCTTTTGGACCTTATATTCCTGAAGAATATGGCGGTGCAGGTTTAGACCAGATTTCTTACGGATTAATTATGCAAGAAATAGAACGTGGAGATTCTGGAGTAAGATCTACAGCATCTGTGCAATCTTCATTAGTAATGTATCCCATTTTTAAATATGGAAATGAAGAACAACGTAAAAAATATTTACCAAAATTAGCTTCTGGAGAATGGATGGGTTGTTTTGGTTTAACAGAACCGAATCATGGTTCAAATCCTGCAGGAATGGAAACCAAGTTTAAAGATATGGGAGATTATTATCTTTTAAACGGTGCAAAAATGTGGATTTCTAATGCTCCTTTTGCACATGTTGCAGTTGTTTGGGCAAAAAATGAAGAGGGAAGAATACATGGTTTAATTGTAGAACGTGGAATGGAAGGTTTTTCTACACCAGAAACGTACAATAAATGGTCTTTACGTGCTTCTTCTACTGGAGAATTAATTTTTGATAATGTAAAAGTGCCAAAAGAAAACTTATTACCAAACAAATCTGGTCTTGGTGCTCCTTTAGGCTGTTTAGACTCAGCAAGATTTGGTATTGCTTGGGGTGCAATTGGAGCTGCAATGGACTGTTATGACACTGCTTTGCGCTATTGTAAAGAACGTGAGCAATTTGGAAAACCTATTGGTCAGTTTCAATTACAGCAGAAAAAATTAGCAGAAATGATTACTGAAATTACCAAAGCTCAATTATTAGCTTGGCGTTTAGGAACCTTAAGAAATGAAGGAAAAGCAACTTCTGCACAAATTTCTATGGCAAAAAGGAATAATGTAGAAATGGCTATAAAAATTGCCAGAGAAGCAAGACAAATGTTAGGTGGAATGGGTATTTCTGGCGAATATTCTATTATGCGTCATTCTATGAATTTAGAAAGTGTAATTACTTACGAAGGTACACATGATATTCATTTACTAATTACTGGTTTAGATGTTACCGGCTTAAATGCTTTTAAATAA
- a CDS encoding SGNH/GDSL hydrolase family protein yields MRKLFSLFFSCFLLLNFSCSSINDELLENENDEIILNDTGSDTNDDNQDTNTEEPEILKILSLGDSYTIGQSVCEECRFPAQLKDSLYHKFDSDTTFTLKIIARTGWTTTNLINAIEDENIADDYNLVTLLIGVNNQYQKKSFSIYETEFPQLVETSIKAANGDKNKVIVVSIPDYAFTPFGGGNTSVSKEIDEYNLFAKNYCLQNEITYVNITDITRQGIVNKALVASDGLHPSELAYTKFVERLLPFAGEKIKK; encoded by the coding sequence ATGAGAAAACTATTTAGTCTATTTTTTAGTTGTTTTTTATTATTAAACTTTTCTTGTTCTAGCATTAATGATGAGCTATTAGAAAATGAAAATGATGAAATAATATTAAATGACACTGGTTCTGATACTAATGATGATAATCAAGACACCAATACTGAAGAACCAGAGATATTAAAAATTTTATCTTTAGGAGACAGCTATACAATTGGGCAAAGTGTTTGCGAAGAATGTAGGTTTCCCGCTCAATTAAAAGATAGTTTATATCATAAATTTGATTCCGATACCACTTTTACTTTAAAAATAATTGCAAGAACTGGTTGGACTACAACAAATTTAATTAATGCCATAGAAGATGAAAATATAGCTGATGATTATAATTTAGTAACCCTTTTAATAGGCGTTAATAATCAATATCAGAAGAAGAGCTTTTCTATTTACGAAACAGAGTTTCCTCAATTAGTAGAAACTTCCATAAAAGCTGCAAATGGAGATAAAAATAAGGTTATTGTAGTTTCTATTCCAGATTATGCATTTACTCCTTTTGGTGGCGGAAATACTTCTGTTTCTAAAGAAATAGATGAATACAATTTGTTTGCTAAAAACTATTGCCTACAAAACGAAATTACTTACGTAAATATTACAGATATTACTCGCCAAGGTATAGTAAATAAAGCTTTGGTTGCTTCAGATGGTTTGCATCCATCTGAATTAGCTTACACTAAATTTGTGGAAAGATTGTTGCCTTTTGCCGGAGAAAAAATAAAGAAATAA
- a CDS encoding transporter, translated as MNSIKIFGLGIIMFLSQQTKSQENENTNWTSSRPDGHAPISVMADHYHGKGGLMFSYRFMNMNMENLLSGSDAISNDNAHNAGYMVTPLKMPMQMHMFGMMYAPSNRITLLGMVNIIKNDMDLQMRMMGNTTKFSTSSSGFGDVKLGMIYKFINKNKQSLHGNLTFSLPTGSISKTDDTPMSSPNEIQLPYPMQIGSGTFDTNLGFTYLGQTDNFSWGSQVSATIRIGENSDDYSFGNKLDFNNWLALKATDWLSFSARLQGLFVDKINGVNPNLNPMMVTTANTQNSGGTYFNSGIGFNLYVPKGKYKDVRLGFEFATPLYQKPNGIQLKRKETITIGLQYAM; from the coding sequence ATGAATTCAATAAAAATATTTGGATTAGGAATTATTATGTTCCTATCTCAACAAACAAAATCACAAGAAAACGAAAACACAAATTGGACAAGTAGTAGACCAGATGGTCATGCACCAATTTCTGTAATGGCAGATCATTACCACGGAAAAGGCGGATTAATGTTCTCTTACCGTTTTATGAACATGAATATGGAAAACTTACTTTCTGGTTCAGATGCAATTTCTAACGATAATGCTCATAATGCTGGCTACATGGTAACACCTCTTAAAATGCCAATGCAAATGCATATGTTTGGAATGATGTATGCGCCTTCTAATAGAATTACACTCTTAGGAATGGTAAATATTATTAAAAATGATATGGATTTACAAATGAGAATGATGGGAAATACGACTAAATTCTCTACTTCTTCTTCTGGTTTTGGTGATGTTAAATTAGGTATGATTTACAAATTCATCAATAAAAATAAGCAATCTTTACATGGTAATTTAACTTTTTCTTTACCAACAGGAAGTATTTCTAAAACCGATGATACTCCTATGAGTTCTCCAAACGAAATACAATTACCTTACCCAATGCAAATTGGAAGCGGAACTTTTGACACTAATTTAGGATTCACATATTTAGGTCAAACAGATAATTTTTCTTGGGGAAGTCAAGTTTCTGCAACAATTCGTATTGGTGAAAATTCAGATGATTATTCATTTGGAAATAAATTAGATTTTAACAATTGGCTTGCTTTAAAAGCTACAGATTGGTTAAGTTTTTCGGCAAGATTACAAGGTCTATTTGTCGATAAAATTAACGGTGTAAATCCTAATTTGAATCCAATGATGGTAACAACTGCAAATACTCAAAACTCTGGCGGAACTTACTTTAATAGTGGTATTGGTTTCAACTTATATGTTCCTAAAGGAAAATATAAAGATGTAAGATTGGGTTTTGAATTTGCAACTCCTTTATATCAAAAACCAAATGGAATTCAGTTAAAAAGAAAAGAAACAATTACTATTGGTTTACAATATGCTATGTAA
- the rfbA gene encoding glucose-1-phosphate thymidylyltransferase RfbA has protein sequence MKGIVLAGGSGTRLHPLTLAVSKQLMPVYDKPMIYYPISVLMLAGINEILIISTPQDLPLFERLLGDGKKFGCDFQYAVQEKPNGLAEAFIIGEKFIGKDKVALILGDNIFYGSGLPKLLRANNNPEGGIVYAYHVNDPERYGVVEFDEFENAISIEEKPVKPKSNYAVPGIYFYDNTVVNIAKNMKPSKRGELEITDINKTYLENGNLSVRVLDRGTAWLDTGTFNSLMQASQFVQVIEERQGLKIGSIEEAAYKSGFITKAELLKLSEPLLKSGYGKNLMKI, from the coding sequence ATGAAAGGAATAGTTTTAGCAGGAGGATCTGGTACAAGGTTACACCCACTTACATTAGCTGTTAGTAAACAATTAATGCCAGTGTATGACAAACCAATGATTTATTACCCAATTTCTGTTTTAATGTTAGCAGGAATTAATGAAATATTAATTATTTCTACACCGCAAGATTTACCTTTATTCGAAAGGTTATTAGGAGATGGAAAAAAGTTTGGTTGTGATTTTCAATATGCAGTTCAAGAAAAACCAAACGGATTAGCAGAAGCATTTATTATTGGAGAAAAATTTATAGGTAAAGATAAAGTAGCCTTAATATTAGGAGACAATATTTTTTACGGGTCTGGACTACCAAAACTATTAAGAGCAAATAACAATCCAGAAGGTGGAATTGTATATGCTTATCATGTTAATGACCCAGAGCGTTATGGCGTTGTAGAGTTTGATGAGTTTGAAAATGCAATCTCTATAGAAGAGAAGCCAGTTAAACCTAAATCTAATTACGCAGTTCCTGGTATTTATTTTTATGACAATACAGTAGTTAATATTGCTAAAAATATGAAGCCAAGTAAAAGAGGAGAATTAGAAATTACAGATATCAATAAAACCTATTTAGAAAACGGTAATTTGTCTGTTAGGGTTTTAGATAGAGGAACAGCTTGGTTAGACACAGGAACTTTCAACTCATTAATGCAAGCATCTCAATTTGTACAAGTTATTGAAGAAAGACAAGGGTTAAAGATAGGTTCTATTGAAGAAGCTGCATATAAAAGTGGCTTTATAACAAAAGCAGAGTTATTAAAATTGTCAGAACCGTTATTAAAAAGTGGCTATGGTAAAAATTTGATGAAAATATAA
- a CDS encoding DUF6909 family protein: protein MSETKKIERTRAQESTNAIEKLYISMRHLFSRGFYKPMGVSGETLRKSLLLLRPEIYGSIAEDRIELNGLIYVIERLPEGIEECQFINLTADEGYKNSSFQAIIPPKRRRNCYRIDKDQMNIEITRGRSEIYDILTHLTFLFIESHKIQNRITLNEGNDFVREWKHLEDIVLHHKNITEEEKEVTLVHLGNILGRTFNEVSKTYNTFSTEENPNRFFQLIYWLGKLAVNEVLENNKRTVTFSAVLIEEIGHHIYGDIWANNIKRVLKVNNLLTRPIHIISANMHSVLNSIYAKGALPEEAKKIEGFELYQLLSNSNSKPLQKAVKDYASKNGLIYIKDTSGTNINVQIIDTDKINFEVCSFKKENSLSESPVIIVMDYAFGEQAYETMDELLKPYQPKRKKHHLDVKSISIMGKAGILEGGKGDIMIPTAHIFEGTADNYPFKNELTKEDLEGFGVKSFDGSMVSVLGTSLQNKDLLKFFHDSTWNVIGLEMEGAHYQKAIQSASRIRGNISEDVKVRYAYYASDNPLETGATLASGGLGMTGVVPTYAITQKILEQIF from the coding sequence ATGTCAGAAACTAAAAAAATAGAAAGAACTAGAGCTCAAGAATCTACAAATGCTATAGAAAAATTATATATTTCTATGCGTCATTTATTTAGTAGAGGTTTTTACAAACCTATGGGAGTTTCTGGAGAAACATTGCGCAAATCTTTGTTGCTTTTACGTCCAGAAATTTATGGATCAATTGCAGAAGATAGAATAGAGTTAAATGGATTAATCTATGTAATAGAAAGGCTTCCAGAAGGAATAGAGGAATGTCAGTTTATAAATTTAACAGCAGATGAAGGGTATAAAAACTCTAGTTTTCAAGCAATAATTCCTCCAAAAAGAAGAAGAAATTGTTATAGAATAGATAAAGACCAAATGAATATCGAAATTACTAGAGGTCGTTCTGAAATCTATGATATTTTAACTCATTTAACCTTTTTATTTATCGAGTCTCATAAAATTCAAAATAGAATTACGCTTAATGAGGGTAATGATTTTGTAAGAGAATGGAAACATTTAGAGGATATTGTTCTTCACCACAAAAACATAACAGAAGAAGAAAAAGAAGTTACTTTAGTTCATTTAGGAAATATTTTAGGTAGGACTTTTAACGAGGTTTCTAAAACATATAATACCTTTTCTACGGAAGAAAATCCTAACAGGTTTTTTCAATTAATTTATTGGTTAGGTAAATTGGCTGTTAATGAAGTTTTAGAAAATAACAAGCGTACAGTTACTTTTAGTGCGGTTTTAATTGAAGAAATTGGCCATCATATTTATGGAGATATTTGGGCAAATAATATAAAAAGAGTTCTTAAAGTAAACAACCTTTTAACAAGACCAATTCATATTATTAGCGCAAATATGCATAGTGTTTTAAATTCTATTTATGCAAAAGGTGCATTGCCAGAAGAAGCTAAAAAGATAGAAGGTTTTGAACTGTATCAGTTATTAAGTAATTCTAATAGCAAGCCTTTACAGAAAGCAGTAAAAGATTACGCTTCTAAAAACGGATTGATTTATATAAAAGATACTTCTGGTACAAATATAAACGTACAAATAATAGATACAGATAAAATAAATTTTGAAGTTTGTTCGTTTAAAAAGGAAAATTCACTTTCAGAAAGTCCAGTAATTATTGTTATGGATTATGCTTTTGGTGAGCAAGCCTATGAAACTATGGACGAGTTGCTTAAGCCATACCAACCTAAAAGAAAGAAACATCATTTAGATGTAAAATCTATTTCTATCATGGGTAAAGCAGGAATTTTAGAAGGAGGAAAAGGAGATATAATGATTCCTACAGCACATATTTTTGAAGGAACTGCAGATAATTATCCTTTTAAAAATGAACTTACCAAAGAAGATTTAGAAGGTTTTGGCGTTAAATCTTTTGATGGTTCTATGGTTTCCGTTTTAGGAACATCGCTTCAGAATAAAGACTTATTAAAGTTTTTCCATGATTCTACCTGGAACGTAATTGGTTTGGAAATGGAAGGCGCACATTATCAAAAAGCTATTCAATCTGCTTCTAGAATTAGAGGTAATATTTCTGAAGATGTAAAAGTACGTTATGCTTATTATGCGTCAGATAACCCATTAGAAACAGGAGCAACATTAGCTTCAGGAGGTTTAGGAATGACAGGTGTAGTACCAACTTACGCAATAACACAAAAAATATTAGAACAAATCTTTTAG
- the rfbC gene encoding dTDP-4-dehydrorhamnose 3,5-epimerase has product MIVKETKLKGCFVIEPTIFDDGRGSFFESFNKQRFNEKTGLDVDFVQDNQSFSQRGVLRGLHIQKNEFSQAKLVRVIKGKVLDVAVDVRENSSTYGQHFSIELSGENNKQLFVPRGFLHGFSVLENDTIFSYKCDNYYNKASEDGVIYNDKDLRIDWLLDKKEIVLSEKDIKLKTFKEFTK; this is encoded by the coding sequence ATGATTGTTAAAGAAACAAAGTTAAAAGGTTGTTTTGTTATTGAACCAACTATTTTTGATGATGGAAGAGGAAGTTTTTTTGAAAGTTTTAATAAGCAAAGATTCAATGAAAAAACTGGGTTAGATGTAGATTTTGTACAGGATAACCAATCTTTTTCTCAAAGAGGGGTTTTAAGAGGTTTACACATTCAGAAAAATGAATTCTCACAAGCAAAATTAGTAAGAGTTATTAAAGGTAAAGTATTAGATGTAGCTGTAGACGTAAGAGAAAATTCTTCTACCTATGGTCAACATTTTTCAATTGAATTATCAGGAGAAAATAATAAACAGTTATTTGTACCTAGAGGATTTTTACATGGTTTTTCAGTATTAGAAAACGATACAATTTTTTCTTATAAATGTGATAATTATTACAACAAAGCTTCTGAAGATGGAGTCATTTATAATGATAAAGATTTAAGAATAGATTGGTTATTAGATAAAAAAGAAATAGTTTTATCAGAAAAAGATATAAAATTAAAAACATTTAAAGAGTTTACAAAATGA